The Rhodopirellula islandica genome segment TCGGCTCTGCCAAACCGCCCGCGGGCAACGGAGGCCCCGCATCACGAGGTGCCAAGAATCCATTCGCTCTGGCTTGCCGGTCAAGGGATCGCGCCGACAAGGTGGGCAGCGGTTTGCGAGTCTGTTGCTTCGACGTGCCACTTGGATCGCCGAGTTGTGAGGTGGCTCCAGCGGCCTGCCCACTGAACGTGTTGTCCGTGACGTTGCCGCGGAAGGGAGCGGAACCGGTGCTTGGTTTGGCACTGTAAGTGTCTGCGTTTGCAAATTCCCCACCGGACGATGGTTGCGAAGCACCGCCAAGCATCGAGCCGCCACTCAAACTGCCGCGGCCGGTTCCGTTGCCACCGTCACCGCGTCCACTGCCGGAACCGCCGATGTATTGATGGAGGTTGCGATTGGCGGCTTCATGGACAGCCAGTTCAATCTTGGGCTTCAAGACACGGTCCGCTTTGGGGAACGCCAAATCAACCTCGGCGGGTACCAATTCGTAACCGTATTGGTCATCCCAGTCCTTCATCGCGGCTCGGGCGGCAACGAACGTTTCAATCCCATCCGGGCGAACGATCAACAAAGGGTAGGGCGGAACGGAATCACCATAGTTTTGCATCGCGTGCTGACGCACCACTCGAAGCGCGGCATCCAACGGATTGCTACGCGGTGATCCCGATTGAACTCCCGCCAACAATTGCGTGTAGGTGATCCGTGTGTCCTCGGGCCAAATCGTGATCCCGTGTTCGTCGCATTCGGCGTAGACGGGGCGTCGAGCAGTGCCATTGGGACCGCGGTGAGGCACAATGACAACGCGCGGTTTGTCGCCGGATTTGACTTGTTCCAGTTCTTCGATTTCGCGACGCAACGCTTCCATCTCTTCACGCATCATCACGATGGCTTGCTCGTCGACTTCGATTGCCTCGTCGGGAGTGACGGCGGCCTCGACTTCCTGGCTGAGTTGTTTCAAACGTTCACGCAGTTTTTGCGTTGCCGTTTGAATCTGCGTCAACTCATCGCGACGTCGTTCCACGTTGCCCGTTTGCTTTTCACGGTGAGCGACCAATTGGTCGACGCGAAATTGTTCTTCTTCAAGCAGTTGGTCGGCGGAAGCCGCTGTCATGGCCGGTCGAGCGTCTGCGTCTGTCTGCGAGTCCGCACCGCTCCCGTTCGACGAATCTTCATCGACTGGTTCATCGAGCGCCGGTGCGACCGATCCCGCCTGCTGAGCAACTTGTGGGACCGAGGTGTCCTGAGCTTTTTCGGCCACCAGGGCCAACAACAGGATCAAGGTACCCAGCGTGCAGACCAGCACCGCAAGGAACGGGAACAACGAGGGAGACAGCGAGGCGCGTCGCCGACTCATGCCGCACGCCTGTTGTTGGTGGAATCGTCACGGCCGCTAGGAACCTTCGCGGCGGGCAAACGTTGTGACAACGAATCAACGGCGCGAGCCAAGGTTCGCATCGCGTCCCCCATCACCGGATCCAATTCCACGACGGGTGCGTCGAGGTTGGTTTGCAGGCTTTGTTGGGCGGCCAACGCAGTCATCGCTTCGGTGTGGGTCATCAATGTGCGTCGATGCGTTTGGACTTCCACCGCGGTGGTATGCATCGCGTCGTTCCAGGCCTTGGTTTGATCCTGCAACGTCTGGCTGACGCCGTTTCCGATCGTGTCCAAGCGGGAGACGGTGGCTTCGATTCGATCCGCGTGGCTGGTCAGTGCGGGTTGCAGGGAGGCCTGCATCAATTTGCGGAATTGCTCGGAGCCTTCGTTGTGCTGCGTTCGCCAGGAGGCTTGGGCCTCTTCGATTGTCTCTCGCCACAGTTTGGCTTGCGTTGCCAGCGACTCCTGCACGGCGACGCGAATGCCGTCGCACAACTGGGTGACCAAGGCGGTTTGGCTGTCGCCCGCATCGTCACTGGGCAATGCTTCCGAAACCAAGTCACGAACGCGTTGGTCGACGTCCGCCAGCAAGGTTTGTTGGGAGCGTTCGACGGGGAACTGCAAGAAGATTGCCAGCACCGACAACACCAGACCCAAGGCGGTGGTATCGAAGGCAACATACAGTCCGCTTTTCAATCGATCCACGGCGGCGGTGCCGTCGGTGAAGTCCAAACCGCCGAGGGTTTGGGTGATCCCGATGACCGTCCCCAAAAATCCCAGCATCGGAATGGCCCAGACGATGATCCGGATCAGGCCGTAGGAATCGTGAGCGGCATCCGCGTCGCGTTCGGACAGCTCTCGCAAATCTTGCGGCAGATCGCCGGTCCCGCTGCGATGGGATTGGCGTCCCAGCACTTCGTTGAGACGGCGAACCAGCAGCGAGTTTCGTGTTGCAGACGGAAGCGAACGCAACGATTTGCGCCAGACACGAGCGATCGCCCCAGCGTCATTTTCTTGCAACCATCGTTGTGCGGGGGAGGTCGACGCGGCACTCGTCGAGTGTGCCAGCAGGTCTTCATCACGCAACAATTCCAATTGGTGCCGATCCCGAGCGATCTGCACGGCGCGAACCGCGAGAATCGCGACGGCGACGCAGAACAGGATTGCCGCAGCGACCGCCACGGGGTGTCCGAGGAAGTAGCGATTCAGCGGCGCCCAATTGGCACCGAACACGACGCCGTAGAACGCCGCGGAAAGGGCCAAGCCCAATCCAATCGGACCGACGGCGGTGACGACTTTGGAAAACATCGAAGGCGAATCGACCAGGTTCACTGACTCCGTCGTCGAAGACGTCGCAGCAGTGTTTTTGCCGGCAGCCTGCCCGACGCCCTGCAATTCCGTCGGAGGCTCCACCGGTTCTCCCCAGTGATCCGCGGGAGAAAGCGTGTCGTGGACGTTGAAATCGTGAGGCTTCATCGGACTCCTTCCGGACGGAACGGCGATTCATGGCGCGGAACGGCACAGCCGATCGCACACACCACGTCGCTAGGATCGACCGTTACAACCGGCGAACTCCATCGAATCCGCATTTTTTAACATTCGGTTTTCGCGACGGTGCGATCCGGGCAGAACTGCTGGTGGTGAATCGCCTGATGTTGAATCGCAGAGAGTAGGCATTGGGACGCTCTGCCAGGAAGATCGATCCGCTATGCAACCGAGCGATCTGGACCGGAACCGAGTCGCTGTTCTAGAGTGGGTAACGAGCTGTGTGGACTCCCCCCCAATGCTTGGGAAATCCTTCCCTCAACGGTCCTTTTCTGGAGAAGTCGCTGTGCGTACGAACCTGGTTGCCTCGATGATTTGCGTTGGACTCGGCGTGTTGATCGGGCTGGGCTTGGCCTCGGACTCCGCTGACGACGCGTTCGCGCAAGAATCTCCCGTCATTCGCCAACCCGAGGCTCTGCTGGACGGGGCTCGCCCGTTGGAGGGGAATCCCACACTCATTCAGGCTCGCCCGGGACGCGACGTGGGGGCTTCAGGCGAAATAATCGGATTTTCCCATGTGGATGAATCGGGAACGCAGGTAATTAGTTTGGTAAACACAGGAAAACTGTGGATGGCGGTGTATCATGTGGGTCCCGATGGCGAGATCCGACTGGTGAGCAGCCGCGCTATCGATGCCGATTTTTCATTGGAACTCAACGCCACGGCACCCCTGCCGGACGACATTCGTCGCATGCAAGGGAACGCGAAACCACGTTGAGGCGGCAATTCTGCATCTGAACGGCCTGTTTCTGTTGGCGATTCGCCGCGACGGCCATTAAGATGGGGATGGCAGGGAAGCTACATCAAAACGACTACTTTCGACGCCCCCTATCCTCATCTCAGCGTTGCCATGGCCTCTTATTTGTCTCTCGAAGACGCCGCCAAACAACTCGGAATTCCCGCCGACAAACTGATTGATCTTCGCAGCCAAGGTCAGGTCCGGGGCTTTCGCGATGGTTCCAGCTGGAAGTTCCCCGAGGCAGAGATCGAGCGTCTGAAGGACGAACTACCCAATATGTCCGGACTGGGATCCGGGATCTTGGCGGTTGACGGTGGCGGATCCAAGATTGGATCTGTGATCGGTGGCGACAACTCGGCCAGCGACGACAGTGGGTTGGATCTGGACATCGATTCCCTTGCGGGCGGCAGCGACGTCAACCTGATCGCCGGTGATTCGGGTGACGGCAGCGACGTGACCATCGTGCCTGGTGGAAAAGCTGATAGCGACGCGCCATTGAAGATCGATCTGGATGATCTGAATCTTTCCGGTTCGGCCCTGTCGCACGACAGTGGGGAAATCGACTTGGAATCCGCAACCCCCGGGCCTCAAGCTGACAGTGATAGCGACGAGTTCAACCTTGGGAGTTCTTTGGAACTGAACAGCGATTCGGATGACCTGTCGTTGGAACCTGTCAAAGGAACCACCCCCGGTGCCCCAGCCAAAAGTCAGTCCGATTTGTCGGGGATCGGCGGAGAAGACAGCGACGGGGAACTGGACCTCGGTGACATCGGCTCGGATGAACAGGCCAGCAGCCTTGAATTGATGGGCGATCTCGATTTGGACAGCAGCCCGTCTGCCATCGAATCAAAAAGCCACGCCGGCAGTGACGTCTTGAGTGAATTGGATTTGTTGGCCGGCGATGCTGGCGGAAGCGGTTTGCTATCGGGCAGCGGCGATTTGCTGGGCAGCTCGCTGATGTCGGTGGAATCAGGCGGTTCGTCCGGCGTCGATGACGCGTTGGCTGATGACGACGATCTGATCATCGCGGATGACGACGACGACTTGGTGGTCAGCGGTGCAGGCAGCGACATTTCCATCGCCGGCGACAGTGGCATCAACTTGATGAGCCCTTCCGACAGTGGTTTGTCACTGGAAAGTGAGCCCTTGGATCTGGCTGGCAGCAGCATTTCCGCGTTGGATTTGGGTGCCGAGCTGAATGAAGGCTCCGGAACAGGCAGCGGTCGCAGTGGAAGTGGCTTGGTTCCCGCCAGCGAAATGGGATCGGGGATCGATTTCAAAGGCGACGACGAATTCCAATTGTCGGCCTCGGGCATGCAGCTCGATGGCAACGAGGAGAGTGCTTCGCAAGTGATCGAAGTGGTCGACTCTGGAGCGGTCGACATTGAAGAAGTGGATTTCGACGCTGCCGATCAGGTCGACGCTTTCGGCGATGCTGGCGACAGCGGTTTCGCAATGGACGATGACGTCGCGGAAGTCGACGCGTTGGGCGACCCGATGGACGCCGACGACGGCTTGATTGACGAAAACGCAACCGTCGCAGCAGCGGGTGCAGGCATGCGGGGCGGATACGAAGTCCCGTTCACCTTGCTTCAAACCGTTGGACTGCTGCTGATCCTCAGCGTGATGAGCTTGGGCGGCATGTTGATGACCGACTTGGTTCGCAACATGTGGAGCTACGCGGAGCCCTCGGCTCCTGTCAGCGCACTGACCGACATGCTGATCAGCGTGGCCGGTTGGGGGCAGTGATCCCGACCTTTCGTTGCGGTTGAGCCAGCAGAGCATTGGACACGGCTGGACATTCGAATCTCGCGTTGGCAGCCGACTGGCAGCCGGGGAGATGTCCTGCAACGAGTTTGGCTTGACCTGAGGACGGATTGTGGGGTAATCAACACATTGTGAACTTCCCTCCTTGTGTTCCCTACCCAGGATTCCCACCCCATGTTTCGTCTGGTTTTGTTGTCATTGATGGTCGCTGGTTTTTCGCTGGCCACTCCGTCCGCCGCAGAAGTTTCGGCTGCCGAAACCGTGAACTATCGCTGCAAAGAATGGAAAGCCAAGCACATTCACGATAAAAAAGCGGCTGACACGATCGAAAAGACTCTGAAGACCCTGAAATGCGAGACTCAGCGTCACGCTCACAACGGTCACGACGATCTGAAGTACCGCTGCGTCGAATGGAAGACGTTGCAACTGAAAACGCACGAAGAAGCCCACAAGTGGGAAAGCTGGTTGAAGGAATACGGCTTCGAGACTCAGCACAAACACTGAGTGACGTCTCCGCACCCTCTCGCTTGAAAGACTGGCTTTGATGGCTCACCGATCTCTATTGCTACCGCTGATGTCGCTGCCGATCTATTCGGGGTTGGCGATCCGCGCCGTCCAAGCAACGGGGCAGGTTGCCTCGCAGTGGATCGAATCAGCGGGGGACGTGGTTGAGAATCTGCGTGAGTCCAAGGAATCGGGCGATTCGTTTGCGGACATTTTTGCCGCCACCGCAAGTGAAGGCGGTTCGGCTGCGAACGAATCCGAGGGTGGTCTGCAGGCAATCCGTGAAACTCTGGGGAAATTCCTGCGAGACATGGGATTGGCACCCGGATCCGAAGTGAATCTGCAGTTGTCCGGCGATGAGATTCGAGTGGCCTCGGACCACCCCCGAGCCGCTGAGATCGAGGATCGCCTCTCACGAGAGAGCACTTTGATGGCGAAGATCCGGCAACAACTGCCGGGACAGCAACAATTTGAGTTCAACGTCGAAGTCCCGTCTCACGATGACTTGACGGGATGACGGCTTTTGTCAGAATGACGTTCAAGCCCGGAGGATAAGCGAATGGCTAGCAGGCTGATTCGAAATCAGTTGTCCAGCAATGGATTGCGGGTTCGAGTCCCGTGTCCTCCGCTGCTATGAAAGACCTCGCAAAGCGTTTTGTTTTGCGAGGTCTTTTTTTTGGGGTCCCAACGCGAACGCGGGTTGGTTTGAACGTCGCTGACGGTGATTGTTGCGGGCGGGTGCTCGATCGCGATCAACGGGAACCGTCGGCGTCGCTCCAGATGGATCGCAATTCATGGGCGTCCAACTTGAGAAGCTTGGCCGTTCCGCCGCGTGCCGTGACCGTGATGGAGGTGGACGGTTGTCTCGCAGGTCCCGGCCCGC includes the following:
- a CDS encoding helix-turn-helix domain-containing protein, whose amino-acid sequence is MASYLSLEDAAKQLGIPADKLIDLRSQGQVRGFRDGSSWKFPEAEIERLKDELPNMSGLGSGILAVDGGGSKIGSVIGGDNSASDDSGLDLDIDSLAGGSDVNLIAGDSGDGSDVTIVPGGKADSDAPLKIDLDDLNLSGSALSHDSGEIDLESATPGPQADSDSDEFNLGSSLELNSDSDDLSLEPVKGTTPGAPAKSQSDLSGIGGEDSDGELDLGDIGSDEQASSLELMGDLDLDSSPSAIESKSHAGSDVLSELDLLAGDAGGSGLLSGSGDLLGSSLMSVESGGSSGVDDALADDDDLIIADDDDDLVVSGAGSDISIAGDSGINLMSPSDSGLSLESEPLDLAGSSISALDLGAELNEGSGTGSGRSGSGLVPASEMGSGIDFKGDDEFQLSASGMQLDGNEESASQVIEVVDSGAVDIEEVDFDAADQVDAFGDAGDSGFAMDDDVAEVDALGDPMDADDGLIDENATVAAAGAGMRGGYEVPFTLLQTVGLLLILSVMSLGGMLMTDLVRNMWSYAEPSAPVSALTDMLISVAGWGQ
- a CDS encoding MotA/TolQ/ExbB proton channel family protein, which translates into the protein MKPHDFNVHDTLSPADHWGEPVEPPTELQGVGQAAGKNTAATSSTTESVNLVDSPSMFSKVVTAVGPIGLGLALSAAFYGVVFGANWAPLNRYFLGHPVAVAAAILFCVAVAILAVRAVQIARDRHQLELLRDEDLLAHSTSAASTSPAQRWLQENDAGAIARVWRKSLRSLPSATRNSLLVRRLNEVLGRQSHRSGTGDLPQDLRELSERDADAAHDSYGLIRIIVWAIPMLGFLGTVIGITQTLGGLDFTDGTAAVDRLKSGLYVAFDTTALGLVLSVLAIFLQFPVERSQQTLLADVDQRVRDLVSEALPSDDAGDSQTALVTQLCDGIRVAVQESLATQAKLWRETIEEAQASWRTQHNEGSEQFRKLMQASLQPALTSHADRIEATVSRLDTIGNGVSQTLQDQTKAWNDAMHTTAVEVQTHRRTLMTHTEAMTALAAQQSLQTNLDAPVVELDPVMGDAMRTLARAVDSLSQRLPAAKVPSGRDDSTNNRRAA